From the genome of Gracilibacillus salitolerans, one region includes:
- a CDS encoding helix-turn-helix transcriptional regulator has product MIDFTKRQKDIMHILTKHEPITAEQIAEMLGVSKGTLRSDLAVLVMTGHIEAKPKVGYFLSKGNQANQQDVWKETLVKDIQGVAVTVQGTTTVNDAVISLFLEDVGSLIVVNDNNQLEGIISRKDLLKVTLGNPQATSMPVQLVMTRQPKVYTIEADKSVYEAAKMMVYYEVDSLPVVKPIDDSQAFKVIGRITKTNIVKALIDMGSEAQHKGES; this is encoded by the coding sequence ATGATCGACTTTACAAAGAGACAAAAAGATATTATGCATATTTTAACAAAGCATGAGCCTATTACTGCAGAACAAATTGCAGAAATGCTTGGTGTAAGTAAAGGAACACTTCGTTCAGATTTAGCTGTGTTAGTGATGACAGGCCATATTGAAGCAAAACCAAAAGTAGGTTACTTTTTATCCAAAGGTAACCAGGCCAATCAACAAGATGTTTGGAAGGAAACGCTTGTCAAAGATATTCAAGGCGTTGCCGTTACTGTACAGGGCACCACCACTGTGAATGATGCTGTTATATCACTATTTTTAGAGGATGTTGGATCGCTGATTGTTGTCAATGATAATAACCAATTAGAGGGGATAATATCTCGTAAAGATCTACTAAAAGTAACCTTAGGAAATCCTCAAGCAACATCGATGCCGGTACAATTAGTAATGACTAGGCAACCAAAGGTCTACACGATTGAAGCAGATAAAAGTGTTTACGAAGCAGCGAAAATGATGGTGTATTACGAAGTGGATAGTTTACCTGTTGTAAAACCTATCGATGATAGCCAAGCTTTTAAAGTGATTGGTCGTATCACCAAAACAAACATTGTAAAAGCATTAATTGATATGGGATCTGAAGCACAGCATAAAGGGGAGTCTTAA